The DNA region AGAAACGAACATATCTGAAGGAAAAGCACAGGCATTACTGCTTATAGAAGTTGATGGCGTTACTTCAACTATCGAAAAAGAAATAGGCCAGATTCAAGAAGAATGTAAAAAACATGGTGCCTACAAAGTTCAGATAGCTCAAGATGATCAGGAGCGTGAATTGCTGTGGTCATTAAGAAAATCTGTCTCTCCGGCACTGTACCAGTTCAGCTCCGGAAAAATTAATGAGGATATATGTGTTCCGCGCAGTGCTATCCCCAAAATGCTGGAGTCTATAGAAAAAATATCAAAAGCATATTCTGTAATTATAGTGAGTTTTGGTCATGCGGGAGATGGTAATATTCATTTGAATGTTATGGTAGATTTTGATGATGAAGACCAATTGAGGAGAGGTGAGGCTGCTGTTGAAGAGATATTTAAACGAACTATTGAGCTTGAAGGGACGCTTTCAGGCGAACATGGTATTGGTAATACCAAGGCACAATTTTTACACCTTGAACTAGGACAAGAAGAAATTACTATCATGATGAAAATAAAAGAGTTGTTTGATCCTAAAGGTATACTTAATCCGGGCAAGATATTTGACCCCTCAAAACAAAGGGTGTATAGAAAGTAACACATATCGAGATAATGTATGCATGTGTGTGATAATATGAAGTTATGAGTAAAAAGAAAGATTTAAAAAAACAGTATAAGGCTCTATGGGAAACGGAAGTATCTAAATGCTCTAAATGCGGTAAATGCCGTTCTTTTTGTCCGGTTTTTATGCAAACACGAGATGAGAAGTTAGGCACTCGTGGTCGAATTAGTCTCGCAGGCGCATTAATTTCTAACCAGATTGACCTTTCTCCGGAAGTACTCAAAAGCATGTCCACCTGTATGCGATGTTTGAGATGTTCTAGTGAATGTCCATCAAAAGTTGATTTTGATAAGCTTATAAGGGGTGTTCGCGGAATGCTTGGCAAAGAAGTCCCTTGCTATAAAGTAAAGAAACATACTATAGGGTTTGTTTTAAAAAACAGGTGGGTTCTTGATCTGATGATGCGTATAGGGTATTTTCTGCAAAAAGCGAGACCTAATGCTTCTATACAGTGGATAAAAAAAATACCGTTCTTTTATCGTGGTTTGGCAACTTCTCCTGTTATATCAAAAAGATCAGCTTTGCAATTATATGCCGGAAAGCACACGGTGAAAAATCCGCGATACCGTGTGATGTTATTTGTTGGGTGTGTCGTAAATTATCTTTATCCTGAGGTAATACGCGCAACGATAGATGTTCTTAATCACTATGGTGTAGATGTTCTTATATCAAAAAATGAATTGTGTTGTGGCATCCCAGCGATTTCGGATGGCGACGAGGAAACAGCAACGTATCTAGCAAAGAACAATATATCAGCAATCAAGGATGATACTGTTGATTATATTGTTTCAACATGTGGAACCTGTACAGGTACATTTGTACGAGACTATGAAGAATTAGCAGGTGATAACGCTAAAGAATATGCTCGCCGGTGCGTTGATATTACATATTTCTTGTCAGATATATTGCATGTTGAAGTACCTAAAATTAACTTGAAAACAACGTATCATGATCCTTGTCATTTAAAGTATGGTTTGAATATTAGCTCTCAACCAAGAGATCTGTTGAAAATGTCATCGGAGTACTGTGAAATGGAAAATGCAGATAAATGCTGTGGAATGGCAGGAACTTTTGGTATAATGAACGCTGCTGTATCAAAAGATATATTTAAGGAGAAGGCTGATGCAGTGCAAAAATCGAAAGCTGAGGTTGTTGTTACTGCCTGCCCGAGTTGTGTAATGCAATTGAAAGGGCAGTTAGCTGATTACGGGATTAATTGTGAAGTGATACATATAATACAACTTTTACAAAGGAGCATTGAACAAGATGGAAACAAATCGAATTCCTAAGAATACATGGAGACAAAAAATTAAAAGAACTCTTACCAGTATATTGCCGGTAGACGATAATCGTGTCGGAGAATGTAAAAGATGCGGGTCGTGCTGTTCTTTACCTAATGAATGCCCGTTTCTTCGTTTTGAAGATGAAAAGAACAGGATAAATTCTTATTGCGCTATTTACCCGATTAGACCGCTTAACTGCAGAAAATATCCGAGAGTACATAATGAGCAGGTTCTTCAGGTATGTGGATATACGTTTAATAATAATTAGAGATTAGTCGTATTCTTGTTTCTCAACCCCGTAGCAGGTGAGATGAGTGAAACATCTTTATCGAAACTGTTTATTGATTTTTGCGTTTAGCAGTACACTCGTATATTCTCAATTTCTTCAAGCTGATACCAGTGATATACAATCAGAAAAGAAAATAAAAAAAATGAATGTATACGCGCGTTACCATCGTGAGTCAAATCATACATATGAAAATTTGAGAGACGGAAATCCCTTTCGTCGTGGAACACCGCCAGGAACACAAAAACTCTATGCCGGGGAAAAGCATATTCCCTTAAACATTGATAGCGACCTCGGGAATGTGCGATTTGAGGATACAGTCAAAAAACGGCAACCAGTTAGCGAATTTTCTACCAGCGGTATATCGTTCAATGATTTATCGGCACTTCTTTTCTATTCAGATGGACCAACCAAGGTTTTTCAGTATCAACGCGGTACATTTGTGTTACGTGCAGCACCTTCTGCGGGAGCGCTATATCCACTTGAACTCTATGTAATAGTAAATAATGTAGCAGGTTTGACCGGAGGGCTGTATCACTATAATGTAAAGGATAATAGTGTTGCACTAATTAAAGAAGCTGACATGAGAAAAGTGTGTGCTGAAATCTGCAATGATCCCACACTCGAAAATGCTGATATCGTGTGTGTTGTAACGAATGTTTTTTCAAGGGCAACATACAAATATGGGCTGAGAGGATATCGGTACAGTTATTTAGATGCGGGGCATGTTGAGGCGAATATGTGTTTGACTGCAGAATCGTTAGGGTTAGGATCAAAGGGTATAGGGGTATTTGATGATAACAAACTTATTGAGCTTCTTGAGATTGACGGTGATATAGAATCACCAGCCTTTGCATGTGCTATTGGTAACGTGCAAAAATGGGGTAAAGCTCCTACAAAATTGACAAAAAGTATAAAAAGGGCAAAAAGCGAAGAGGTCGATTCTGAATATAATGAAGGCACAAAGGAACAATTGGGTTGTGCTCTGGACGAATCAATTAGAGACTCTGCACCTGCTTTTGTGCTAAACCTTTCACAGGACAGTGTTTTAGAAAAGGCAAGACAGAAAGGATTTGAGGTTGTTAAAATTGACTCTCCACAAAGTATGAAGGGAACAAGGCTTGATGAAATAATTTATTATCGTCGTTCAAATCGTGACTATTGGGACCAGGCAATACCAGCTGATCTTCTATCATATATTCTTACGTATTCAGCAGGATTTTTAAAAAGAACAGGATATGTATATCCGTCTCTTTCAAATAATTATCCTATAGATATATATGTTGGGATACATAATGTAAAAGGTATTAAACCGGGAATATATTACTATTCACCGCAGTATAGCCGGCTTGAAGTTATAAGACAGGGTGATTATAGAAAACAATGTGCTGATGCAAGTCTCGGGCAGCGTTTTGTAGGAGATGCTAATTTTATTGTGATGATGGCTATACACTTTGATCGTGCAGTATCTTTTTATGGTGATAGAGGATACAGAAATGCGTTAATTGATGCGGGTTGTATTGGAGAGCATGTGTATTTGAGTGCAGAATCAATGGGTTTAGGTGCGTGCGGTGTCGGCGCTTATTTGGATAAGCCGATTAATGATATTGTAAAAATTGACGGGGTACATGAGTCGGTTGTGTATTTTGTTACGGTAGGTAGACTTCAAAGATAATCTGATAAAATTATGAAGAATATAAAGTATTACATTGGAATAGAGGGTGGTGGAACAAAAACAAGCGGTATTGTTGTTGATAATGCTTTAAAAAAGATTGTAGTTTGTAGTGCTGGCCCTTCAAACTACCATTCAGTAGGAATCGAACAAGCACGTGTTAATATTCAAACGGTACTTACCGGATTAATAAATAAGGCAGGTCTAAAACAATCTCATATTACCCGTATTTCATTGTGTCTTGCCGGTGTAAGCAGAAAAAAAGATTTCGAAAACATCGTACATATTACAAGAAGTACTGGATATGCTCAAAAAATCGTTGTAACAAGCGATATGGTATCTGGATTAATTGGCGGCACGGGCAGCCCTCACGGGATTGTTGTTATCTCAGGGACCGGATCAAATATATTTGGTATTAATAAAAAAGGTGTGCAGTTTAATGTCGGGGGATGGGGGCATTTGCTTGATGATGAAGGGAGCGGTTACCATATCGGACTGAGTGCGTTAAGAGCGGTTGTAAAAGCAAAAGATTATCGAATGATGTCTACTGTTCTTACTGAAAGCGTATCAAAGAGTATCGGTCTTACAACATTTGATGAGATTGTTGATTGGGCAAGTAATGCACCCAAAGATGCTATTTCGTCACTTGCTCCAAACGTCTTTGATTGTGCCCGTGATGGTGATAGAGTCTCCCAATACATTATTTCTCATGCGGCACATTCCTTAATTGAATCAGTAAAAATTACGATTGATAGACTAAAGATGGTAAATGAACGGTTTTCAGTAGTTTTAGCCGGAGGTATATTTAAAAAAGAATTGCAATTTTTTAACCGTGTAAAAAATGGGATAAAACAGTATGGTAGAAATGTCGAGGTGATACGACCAAAACATGATGGTGTTTATGGCGCTGCACTTATTGCGAAACAATTTTATAAAGATTTTGACTTATTACAAAAGAAACAAAAGAACACTACTTCTCCTTCTACTGCGAAAAAAAAGACAAGTGAATTAGTTCAATCGATGATACATGAAGATAAGAAAGTTGCCGGAGCCGTTGAACAGCAGAAAGAATCGATTGTTCAGGCAATAGATATAATTACCTCTGCATATAAACGCGGGGGAAGATTGTTTTACGTTGGTGCTGGAACAAGTGGGAGGCTGGGCGTTTTAGATGCATCGGAATGTCCTCCAACGTTTGGCGTTTGTTCTGATAGAGTTGTCGGGATTATTGCTGGTGGCGATACGGCGCTAAGGTATTCGGTAGAAGGTGCTGAGGATAATGCCGAAGAGGGTGCTCGTGATTTAAAAGATCATGGGGTTTTATCTAAAGACGTTGTGGTGGGCATTGCTGCAAGTGGTAATACGCCATATGTATTGGGTGCGCTGCGGTACGCAAAGAAGATGAAAGCGCATACAATAGGGGTTTCGTGTAAGAGTGACGTGCAGTTTAAAAAAATATGCCCCGTGACTATAGCAGTATCACTTGGAGAAGAACTGGTGCGCGGATCAAGTAGGTTGAAGGCGGGGACAGCGACGAAGATGATTCTGAATATGTTTTCAACAATAACGATGATTCGTGTTGGTAAAGTATATAATGACTTAATGATCAATGTGCAGCCGACGAATAAAAAACTTGTTTTACGGGCACAGAATATTGTTTCAGAAGTGACAGGATGCACGCTCCAACAAGCCCAGAGACTATTAAAGAAATCACAAGGCAATGTAGAGCTTGCAATAGTAATGAAACATAAAAATGTCGGATATAAAGCCGCAAAAGCGCTTATGGCGACACAAGGTGTAACGATTGACAAAGTACTCTGTTTGGAGTAATAGGGATTACTAGGTATATATGGATATACGTAAAAAAATTGGTGAGATGTTTATCGTAGGCTTTGATGGTCTTTCAGTAACAAAAAGGCTGGAAAAGCTTATAACTGAACACCATATTGGTGGTGTGATACTTTTTGCAAGGAACATAAAAAATATAGGTCAAGTCACGCGTTTTTGTTATAAGCTTCAGGGGATAAGGAAAACAGTGAGTGATACACCTCTTTTTATTGCAATTGATCATGAAGGCGGTGTTGTTCAAAGAATTATTGATGGGGTAACTGTTCTGCCGGGTAATATGGCAATTGGCAGTATCAATAGCGGTGACTGTGCGTATGCGGCGGGAAGAATAGCAGCATTAGAACTTATGCTTCTTGGCATTAATGTTAATTTTGCTCCAGTCTTGGATGTGTGCTCTAATCCTGATAATCCACTTACTGGTGTACGTTCTTTTGGAGACGATGCAGATAAAGTAAGTGTGTTCGGGAAAGAGATGATAATTGCGATGCAAAAATACGGTGTAGTGTCATGTGCAAAACATTTTCCGGGAATTGGTGATGTCCCTGTTGATTCACATATTGATCTACCGCGTAACAATGTGTCTGGCGATTGGTTGAAAAAACATGCTTTAAAACCATTTATTGCCGCAATAAAAGCGCACGTGAAAATGATTATGCCGGCACATTGCATGTATCCTGAGCTTACCGAAAATAAGATTTTACCTGCAACGTTATCTGCAAATATTTTAACAAAGCTTCTCCGAAATGAACTCGGGTACAAAGGACTTATTGTTACCGATGATATGGAGATGGGCGCTATTGAAAAATATTATGATCTTGATGAAAGTATCCCTAAAGCAGTTGATGCGGGTAACGATATAATACTTATGTGTCATACCCTTGGTAAGCAAAAAAAGGCATTAAAGATACTTATTCAGAATGTTTTGAAAGGAAAGATATCCCATGAGAGGATAGAGAAAAGTTATGAGAGAATTAATACCGCTAAAAAAGATCTTATTACCGCGCAACCCAGATTTAATGTTGTGCGAGATGCGATACAGGTGCATCATATGATTGCTGAGCGAATAGGACGAGATTCGATAACTATTGTAAAAAACGATATGCATATCCTCCCATTATTTCTTGAACAGCATGAGAAACTTTTGATAATTGCTCCGAAATATGAGGCCTTAACACAAGTAGAAGAATTTAATGGTGAAGATGATGTTTTAATTGAGATGATAAAAATACGGCATAATGATTCATGTTTACACCGTATTGAATTGTCTCCAACGGTTAATGATAAAAAGATATTTGATGATCTTGAAGAGTACCACCGTATAATTATGCTTACCTACAACGCGCATTTGAATGAGGCACAAGCAGATTTTGTCGGTAAATTGTGTGAAAAAAGGAATGATACGGTAATTGTCGCGATAAGAAATCCATTTGATCTCGCATGTGTTAAAGGCGCGCAGACGACTGTTGCGACATATGGATTCAGAAGCTGTTCTATCAAGGGGCTTGTAGAAGTGTTATTTGGTGAGATTGAAGCAAAAGGCATTATGCCTGTCGAGCTCGATATATCTCAGAAGAGAGAGAAGAACAAACAAAATGTAAAAGGTAAAAAATAATGTACGGTATAAGAAAACTACTACTTGTGGGATTATGTATTTGCGTGATGATGTGTTACGGTTGCACAAAAAAAGATGACGGTAAAATACACATTACCTATCAAACTATTGAGACGTTGCCTAAGCAGAGAAAACTTCTTAAAAAGCTTATAGCAGAATTCGAGAGACAGTATCCCGTGATAAAAGTCCATGTTCAGATATCACCGACAGGATTCAGGAAATTACATACGCAGTTTGCGGCAAACAATGCCCCGGATGTTTTTTATTATGTTTCAGACAGGTTATATGGTTTGGTACACAAAAAGAAGATTCTTTCTCTTAATCAGTTTGCTAAGATTGACAATTCGGTCAATTTCGATACGTATTTTCCTGAAACAGTTGAAGCATCTACGATAGATGGATTGCTTTACCTCATGCCATACCATTTCAGTACTGATATATTGTTTTATAATAAAGATATGTTTGATATGCATTCGATCCCTTACCCAACAAGCGATTGGTCGTGGGATACATTTATGGATGTTGCCCAAAAACTTACTAAAAAACAAAAAGATGTAACGATTGAATACGGTACATTACAGCCACGGCCAACGCTTGTGATTCGATCGTTTGGAGGGAAATTCTTTAATCATGATCTTACAGACTGTATTGTAGATACGGAACAAACAAAAGAGGCCTTAGAGTTTTTAAAAGAGTTGCGAAATAGTGGTGTTGTCCCATCTCAAGCGCAAATTAGAGATGTTGAGATGATGGATGGGGTATCACTTTTTTCAACAGGCAAAATTGGGATGCTTGTGGGGAGAACATATATGCTTGTTGAGTTTGGTAGTATAGACACATTTGATTGGGATGTTACCTATGTTCCAAAAGGCAAAGAACGCTTTTCACGGCTTGCTGTTGGCGGTAACTGCATTAACTCATCATCCCAGCATCCTGAAGAGGCATGGAAGCTTGTTAAATTTTTATCTAGTGATGCCGCAATGCAACTTGCCGCAGAGTCAAGAAATTGTGTGCCGGCTATAAAATCTGTTGCATATTCAAAAGAATTCATGCATTATCCACCTAAAGACGTGTCAATTTTTGTTGATTCAATTAATTCTTCTGAAACAGAAAATCCCGGGTTAGCGAACTGGTTTGAGTATGTAGATAAGGTTATTGGGCCTGACGTTGAAAAAGTGATATATGACCAGCTTACGATACAGGAAGCAGTGAGTGATATATCAAAACGAGGAAACGATATCCTGAAAAAGGACGAAACAATACATTAATACATAACTAAGGGGGCAGAAATGAAAGATAAAGTTGAAAAAGCACTTAAAACAATAAGACCCGCATTACAAGCAGATGGCGGAAACATTGAACTTGTTGATGTTGATGAAGCAAGTGGCGTTGTAAAAGTAAAACTTACCGGTGCATGTTCAGGATGCCCTATGGCACAAATGACATTAAAAGAAGGTGTTGAAAAAGCAGTAAAGAATGAAGTACCTGAAGTAACATCTGTTGAGTCTGTATCGTAGTGAGACTGTAATAGTCATATGCTGAAAGGCATGTGAATGTTACAAAGTCGAACTATCCCCCATTCTTTATGATTTTGGAGGATTTATCCGAGAAAATCTAGGGGGGATCACATATATTGCGGGCTATCATTATATGGTAATGGTAGCCCCTTTTTTTTTACTTCCTCCCCGACTACGGTCAAAGGCTTCTTGACCGCTTTACGTTTCTTGGAAACTAACCCGCCATCAAAAAGCGCACAGATAATTGAATTTTTCCAGTATTATCTTCTCCTCATGAAACACGAACCCCAAAAACTTGATATGAACGCAATTATTGAATCGGCTGAAAAAGCCCGATTATCCCTCTAAGGTCACTTCGCGTCTAATTCTACAAAATAGAACCATTGAAAATGCTTTACTAAGTCCTTGACCCGTATTAGAATACATAGTCCTATGGGTACAGTTATAGTTGCAGTCTTTTTAAGTTATATTGTTGGATCAATACCGTTTGGATTTCTAATAGCCAAATACGTCAAAGGTGTTGATATACGCACTGTTGGAAGTAAGAATATTGGTGCTACTAACGTGATGAGGACTTTAGGGAAAGGGCCGGGGATTACTACTTTGGTTCTCGATATGCTGAAAGGGTTTGTAGTCGTAACCCTTTTACCCTTTTTGTTTTATAGCGATTCATTGGGGATGAGTTACACATTGTTTCAGTTACTGTGTGTTATTGGCGTAATATGTGGCCATACGTGGACATTATTCTTAGGTTTTAAAGGGGGCAAAGGAGTTGCAACAAGTACGGGTGCTTTATTTGGCATAGCTCCACTTGTGGTGCTCTTTTCATCAATTGTCTGGATAGTGTGTGCTAAAATATCACGCTATGTGTCACTAAGTTCGATGGTTGCAGCAGTTGCTTTTGTTGTCGGGACTTTTGTTTTTGGTGAGCCTGTTGAGCTTAAGATATTTAGTGTTTTTATTGCACTTATAATAATTATTCGACACAGATCAAATATTCAGAGACTGAGAGTTGGTACGGAAAATAAGATTGGCCAAAAAGGTGGGGTTGAGAAATAAACACGTTAGGTGATACTATGAAGATAGCGGTTATTGGTGATGGCGGGTGGGGAACTACCCTAGGAGTACATTTAGCGAAAAAAGGTAATGAAGTTACTATTTGGGGGCCATTTCCAGAATATATAGCCCTTTTAAATCAAACTCATGTGAACAGTAAATTTTTGCCGGGAATAGATATTCCTGAGACTGTGATTTTTGGTGCTGATCTGATACAAATGGTAAGTGATTCGGAAGTGGTCATTGTAGCGGTCCCTTCACATTATGTGAGATCTGTTGTGTCTCAACTCAAGGATATAGATTGCACAAAACAGTTATTTATTACTGTTTCGAAGGGTATTGAAAATGATACCTTAAAAAGAATGAGTGAGATAGTATCTGAAGAGGTATCTCCCTTGCGTTTAGCTGCTCTTTCCGGGCCGAGCCATGCCGAAGAAGTGGCGCGAGGAATACCAACAAGTGTGACCATTGCATCAAAAAATGAGGATGATGCGCGAGGCGCGCAGGAACTCTTTAATTCAAATACGTTTCGTGTCTATACCAATACAGACATTGTTGGTGTCGAGCTTGGCGGGGCATTAAAAAATGTTGTTGCTATTGCTGCAGGTATCAGTGACGGCTTGGGTTTTGGAGATAATGCTAAGGCGGCACTCATGACACGCGGTATAGCAGAAATGATGCGTTTAGGTGTTGCGCTAGGCGGTCAGGCAAAGACTTTTTCCGGTTTGAGCGGTATAGGCGATCTTATTACTACTTGTATGAGCAGGCACAGTCGTAACAGAGCGTTTGGCGAGATGATCGGCAAGGGAATGAGTGTTGATGAAGCGCTCAATACTACAGAAATGGTTGTTGAAGGATATCGGACAACAAAATCTGTCCAGCAGATATGTACTTCTTCTGGTGTGGAGATGCCAATTAGTCAACAGGTATACAATGTGTTGTATGAGAAAAAGAAGCCGTTGAAAGCAGTAGAAGAGCTTATGATGAGGAATCTTAAAGCAGAACATTAAAAAAGCTATAAGATTCAAGCTGCAAGCTATAAGCGAAAAACTAAAACACAAAATTAATTATTAATTATATTTTTTGTCGGTATATAATTTTGATGCTAAAAGTATATTTGCTGTGATACAATCTCTAGTTCGATATTTACTGTAAAGGTTTTTCGGAGCGTAGCGCAGCCTGGATAGCGCACACCCTTGGGGTGGGTGAGGTCGGTGGTTCAAATCCACTCGCTCCGACCATTAGTACGTATCTCGCAACTCGTGATTCGTATGGTATATATTAGGTATAACTGATAGATTATTATTTATATTTGGAGAATCGTATTATGAAAGCTATACAAATCGGCATTATAGGTTTTGGAACGATCGGAACGGGAGTAGTGAAGAATCTTAAAAAGAATGCTTCACTATTATCTGAGCGTCTTGGTGCTCAGATCAAAATTAAGGGTATCGCGGACATTGATATAAAGAAGAAACGAAGTGTCTCTGTCCCTCAATCGCTTTTAACGAAAGATGCTCATAAACTTTTAAATGATCCCGATATAGATATTATTGTTGAGCTGGTTGGCGGTTACGAGCCTGCTAAATCATTTATTTTAAAGGCATTAAAAAATGGTAAGCATATAGTAACGGCAAACAAAGCGCTTTTAGCTGTTCACGGTAAAGAATTAGCTGCAGCAGCTGAAAAGGCCGGAAGATCGATATTCTATGAAGCGAGTGTTGCCGGTGGTATTCCTATTATTAAGGCATTAAGAGAAGGATTTGTCGGAAATAACATAAGCTCAATATTTGGTATCGTTAATGGTACGGCAAACTATATTCTTACCAAAATGACTAAAGATGGAAGTGAGTTTTCAGAAACGCTCAAAGAGGCACAAGAAAAAGGATATGCTGAAAGCGATCCAACGTTTGATGTTGAGGGAGATGATTCTGCGCACAAACTAGCAATTCTCGCACGGCTTGCAAGCGGGTACTGGATAGATTATAAGGATATTTATATTGAAGGTATTAGTGAAATTACTGAAAAGGATATTGAGTATGCGGGAGAATTAGGTTGTGTTATTAAGCTTCTTGCCATCATGAAAGAAAAAGATAATAAGATAGAGGCACGCGTACATCCGACCCTTATTGCAAAAGATAATCTCTTGTCCACTATAAACGGGGTGTATAACGCGGTATGCGTTGAAGGTGATGTAGTTGGTAAGACGATGTTTTATGGTAAAGGTGCTGGTGAGGACCCAACGGCAAGTGCGGTGATTAGTGATATTGTCGATATTGCCCGCAATATACTAAATAATGCGCCTGCAAGAATACCATCATTTACGACGGTTAAAAAAATTAAAGGCGTAAAGAAAATCGATGAGTTTGAATCACGTGCATATCTGCGTGTATCAGCGCTGGACAGACCAAGTGTGTTGGCAAAGATTGCCGGGGTTTTGGGTAAATACGAGATAAGCATATCTTCGGTGATGCAAAAAGAACGTAATGTTAAAGGCGGGACAGTTCCTGTTTTGATGCTGACACATAAAGCAAAAGAAAGAAACCTGAAAAACGCATTAAAAGAACTTGATCGGCTATCAGTTATTAAGAGCAAAACAATAATGATACGTATGGAAGATTAATATATAAGGGGTTCTCCATGGCAGCAAGCGGAATAATAGATCGATACAGAGAATATTTACCGGTATCAGACAAAACGCCGGTCATTTCATTACATGAGGGTGATACACCGCTTATACGCGGCGAGCATTCTGCAGAATATCTCAGTAGTAATATAGAGATATTTTTTAAGTATGAGGGACTTAATCCCACGGGTTCTTTTAAGGATAGAGGCATGACAATGGCTATCTCTAAGGCTGTTGAAGAGGGTTCAAAGGCTGTGATGTGCGCATCAACAGGTAATACCTCGGCATCAGCCGCAGCTTACAGTGCACGTG from Candidatus Ancaeobacter aquaticus includes:
- a CDS encoding NAD(P)H-dependent glycerol-3-phosphate dehydrogenase; its protein translation is MKIAVIGDGGWGTTLGVHLAKKGNEVTIWGPFPEYIALLNQTHVNSKFLPGIDIPETVIFGADLIQMVSDSEVVIVAVPSHYVRSVVSQLKDIDCTKQLFITVSKGIENDTLKRMSEIVSEEVSPLRLAALSGPSHAEEVARGIPTSVTIASKNEDDARGAQELFNSNTFRVYTNTDIVGVELGGALKNVVAIAAGISDGLGFGDNAKAALMTRGIAEMMRLGVALGGQAKTFSGLSGIGDLITTCMSRHSRNRAFGEMIGKGMSVDEALNTTEMVVEGYRTTKSVQQICTSSGVEMPISQQVYNVLYEKKKPLKAVEELMMRNLKAEH
- a CDS encoding homoserine dehydrogenase; this translates as MKAIQIGIIGFGTIGTGVVKNLKKNASLLSERLGAQIKIKGIADIDIKKKRSVSVPQSLLTKDAHKLLNDPDIDIIVELVGGYEPAKSFILKALKNGKHIVTANKALLAVHGKELAAAAEKAGRSIFYEASVAGGIPIIKALREGFVGNNISSIFGIVNGTANYILTKMTKDGSEFSETLKEAQEKGYAESDPTFDVEGDDSAHKLAILARLASGYWIDYKDIYIEGISEITEKDIEYAGELGCVIKLLAIMKEKDNKIEARVHPTLIAKDNLLSTINGVYNAVCVEGDVVGKTMFYGKGAGEDPTASAVISDIVDIARNILNNAPARIPSFTTVKKIKGVKKIDEFESRAYLRVSALDRPSVLAKIAGVLGKYEISISSVMQKERNVKGGTVPVLMLTHKAKERNLKNALKELDRLSVIKSKTIMIRMED